One window of Eublepharis macularius isolate TG4126 chromosome 17, MPM_Emac_v1.0, whole genome shotgun sequence genomic DNA carries:
- the SLC25A34 gene encoding solute carrier family 25 member 34, which produces MEPAGAPGPVSPSPSPPVDFVLGATACCLACVFTNPLEVVKTRLQLQGELRSRGTYPRHYRGVLQAMVAVGQADGLRGLQKGLAAGLLYQGLMNGVRFCFYSHAEDVGLTQQPGGTVVAGAAAGALGAFVGSPAYLVKTHLQAQTVAAFAVGHQHNHQSVSGAFETIYKKQGLLGLWRGVNGAVPRVTVGSAVQLATFASAKEWVRKQEWFPEGSWVVALSGGMLSSVAVAMAMTPFDVVSTRLYNQPVDDVGKGKHYRGFLDCFVQIVGKEGFLALYKGLGPAYLRLGPHTTLSLLFWDELRRLSLQCQGT; this is translated from the exons ATGGAGCCCGCCGGTGCCCCCGGCCCGgtctcgccctcgccctcgccgcCGGTGGACTTCGTGCTGGGGGCGACGGCGTGCTGCCTGGCCTGCGTGTTCACCAACCCGCTGGAGGTGGTCAAGACGCGGCTGCAGCTGCAGGGCGAGCTGCGCTCCCGGGGCACCTACCCGCGCCACTACCGCGGGGTGCTGCAGGCCATGGTGGCGGTGGGCCAGGCCGACGGGCTGCGCGGCCTGCAGAAGGGCCTGGCGGCGGGGCTGCTCTACCAGGGCCTGATGAACGGCGTGCGCTTCTGCTTCTACTCGCACGCCGAGGACGTCGGCTTGACCCAGCAGCCCGGAGGCACCGTCGTGGCGGGCGCGGCGGCCGGGGCGCTGGGCGCCTTCGTGGGCAGCCCGGCCTATTTG GTTAAAACCCATCTCCAAGCTCAGACTGTGGCGGCCTTTGCAGTGGGACACCAGCACAACCACCAG AGCGTCTCTGGTGCCTTTGAGACCATCTACAAGAAGCAAGGGCTGCTGGGACTGTGGCGAGGGGTGAACGGTGCTGTGCCTCGCGTTACAGTGGGCTCAGCGGTGCAGCTGGCCACCTTTGCCTCGGCCAAGGAGTGGGTCAGAAAGCAGGAG TGGTTCCCCGAAGGCAGCTGGGTGGTGGCTCTGAGCGGGGGCATGCTCAGCAGCGTTGCTGTGGCCATGGCCATGACACCCTTTGACGTGGTGAGCACCAGGCTGTACAACCAGCCAGTGGATGATGTGGGCAAG GGCAAACACTACCGAGGGTTCCTGGACTGTTTTGTGCAGATCGTGGGGAAGGAGGGCTTCCTGGCCCTCTACAAAGGCCTGGGCCCTGCTTACCTCCGCCTGGGACCACACAccaccctcagcctcctcttctgggATGAGCTGCGGAGGCTGTCCCTCCAGTGCCAGGGAACCTGA
- the TMEM82 gene encoding transmembrane protein 82 isoform X1, translating into MPALHRTENRLEAPGAPYVRGHPDEASGRPESGALRPSTGRRAPHPSGSRPRAKALPSRAGAAAPFEPAEASGERPALWDAATAKRPGEGFASGQGPKRGSALARSCPGGSRRPRQSAKPGGAGQRRSAPARGAPRREEAGAAALRTRGAPSGGERGHHAGGTPGLPGRLAARRPEPGLGGRPGGLLPARAGGSLRRGRAVQPGEAAPLPAVPQRPRAAGGGGVGPRPVGPPGRAARGGADRAADGGGRPRGRAGGARVLPPRALGAALPPPGAAGRAAPPALPVLAGLRPLVQPGLPAGGGAAPDLEPAAGRGPGRPPDPLRVALGPPRLGHVRAALPGALLRGLPLPAGRLARHPPAAVQRPRRHLPGGRPGRRGPHQPGLPHHLGGHPLLDPADHLLHASGHLHARRAAAEPP; encoded by the exons ATGCCTGCGCTGCACAGGACGGAGAATCGGCTGGAGGCGCCTGGAGCGCCATACGTGCGCGGCCATCCGGATGAGGCCTCGGGGCGTCCGGAGAGCGGCGCCCTGAGACCCTCGACGGGGCGGCGAGCCCCGCACCCCTCGGGCTCCCGGCCGCGGGCCAAGGCTCTCCCCTCGAGGGCAGGCGCCGCGGCCCCCTTCGAGCCTGCAGAAGCGTCGGGGGAGCGGCCCGCACTTTGGGACGCCGCAACGGCCAAGCGCCCCGGGGAGGGGTTTGCGTCGGGCCAGGGGCCAAAGCGGGGCTCGGCGCTGGCCCGGAGCTGCCCCGGGGGATCCCGCCGGCCTCGCCAGTCCGCAAAGCCCGGCGGGGCGGGGCAAAGGCGCTCGGCCCCAGCACGCGGCGCCCCTCGGCGGGAGGAGGCCGGCGCAGCTGCCCTTCGGACCCGCGGGGCGCCGAGCGGAGGCGAGCGCGGCCATCATGCCGGCGGGACTCCTGGCCTCCCTGGGCGCCTGGCTGCCCGCCGGCCCGAGCCTGGCCTGGGCGGCCGGCCTGGTGGACTCCTTCCTGCAAG GGCTGGTGGGAGCCTGCGGCGTGGCCGTGCTGTTCAGCCTGGCGAAGCTGCACCTCTACCTGCAGTGCCTCAA CGACCCCGAGCGGCAGGCGGAGGCGGCGTCGGTCCGCGGCCAGTGGGCCCTCCTGGACGGGCTGCACGTGGCGGTGCTGACCGGGCTGCTGACGGTGGTGGGCGACCGCGTGGCCGCGCTGGTGGTGCTCGAGTTCTCCCTCCGCGCGCTCTCGGCGCTGCTCTCCCGCCGCCAG GGGCCGCCGGGCGGGCAGCTCCTCCTGCTCTGCCAGTACTCGCTGGGCTGCGGCCTCTCGTGCAGCCTGGGCTACCTGCAGGCGGGGGCGCCGCGCCGGACCTGGAACCTGCTGCTGGCCGCGGGCCTGGCCGCCCTCCTGACCCGCTACGCGTGGCGCTTGGCCCGCCACGTCTTGGCCATGTACGAGCTGCACTGCCAGGGGCGCTACTGCGGGGCCTGCCTCTTCCTGCTGGCCGCCTGGCCCGGCATCCCCCGGCTGCTGTGCAACGCCCTCGCCGTCACCTTCCTGGTGGCCGACCTGGCCGCCGTGGCCCTCATCAACCGGGACTTCCTCACCACCTCGGAGGCCATCCGCTTCTGGACCCCGCTGACCATCTGCTACACGCTTCTGGTCATCTACATGCAAG AAGAGCAGCGGCAGAACCCCCGTGA
- the TMEM82 gene encoding transmembrane protein 82 isoform X2, with amino-acid sequence MPAGLLASLGAWLPAGPSLAWAAGLVDSFLQGLVGACGVAVLFSLAKLHLYLQCLNDPERQAEAASVRGQWALLDGLHVAVLTGLLTVVGDRVAALVVLEFSLRALSALLSRRQGPPGGQLLLLCQYSLGCGLSCSLGYLQAGAPRRTWNLLLAAGLAALLTRYAWRLARHVLAMYELHCQGRYCGACLFLLAAWPGIPRLLCNALAVTFLVADLAAVALINRDFLTTSEAIRFWTPLTICYTLLVIYMQEEQRQNPREQMVYQTVFVRMGGLLVLLMTVGRWTDILNVLISLTGEVWCLLRTGALLEICRKQDFSQRLSHLASAPRRPINQHEDHLSKASAAAPS; translated from the exons ATGCCGGCGGGACTCCTGGCCTCCCTGGGCGCCTGGCTGCCCGCCGGCCCGAGCCTGGCCTGGGCGGCCGGCCTGGTGGACTCCTTCCTGCAAG GGCTGGTGGGAGCCTGCGGCGTGGCCGTGCTGTTCAGCCTGGCGAAGCTGCACCTCTACCTGCAGTGCCTCAA CGACCCCGAGCGGCAGGCGGAGGCGGCGTCGGTCCGCGGCCAGTGGGCCCTCCTGGACGGGCTGCACGTGGCGGTGCTGACCGGGCTGCTGACGGTGGTGGGCGACCGCGTGGCCGCGCTGGTGGTGCTCGAGTTCTCCCTCCGCGCGCTCTCGGCGCTGCTCTCCCGCCGCCAG GGGCCGCCGGGCGGGCAGCTCCTCCTGCTCTGCCAGTACTCGCTGGGCTGCGGCCTCTCGTGCAGCCTGGGCTACCTGCAGGCGGGGGCGCCGCGCCGGACCTGGAACCTGCTGCTGGCCGCGGGCCTGGCCGCCCTCCTGACCCGCTACGCGTGGCGCTTGGCCCGCCACGTCTTGGCCATGTACGAGCTGCACTGCCAGGGGCGCTACTGCGGGGCCTGCCTCTTCCTGCTGGCCGCCTGGCCCGGCATCCCCCGGCTGCTGTGCAACGCCCTCGCCGTCACCTTCCTGGTGGCCGACCTGGCCGCCGTGGCCCTCATCAACCGGGACTTCCTCACCACCTCGGAGGCCATCCGCTTCTGGACCCCGCTGACCATCTGCTACACGCTTCTGGTCATCTACATGCAAG AAGAGCAGCGGCAGAACCCCCGTGAGCAGATGGTCTACCAGACGGTCTTTGTGAGGATGGGGGGCCTGTTGGTCCTGCTGATGACTGTGGGCAGGTGGACGGACATCCTGAACGTCTTGATCTCGCTGACGGGGGAGGTCTGGTGCCTGCTCCGGACAGGAGCCCTGCTGGAGATCTGCAGGAAGCAG gatTTTTCTCAAAGACTCTCCCACTTGGCTTCTGCTCCTCGGCGACCCATAAATCAGCATGAAGACCACCTCTCCAAGGCCTCAGCAGCAGCCCCGTCCTGA